DNA sequence from the Manihot esculenta cultivar AM560-2 chromosome 11, M.esculenta_v8, whole genome shotgun sequence genome:
ttgagttattaaaatttactaataattttagtttattcaCTTTGATATAACTTTCGTATCtacattttatataaaatttagtagtataaatttattaatgtatgATTTTATACTTgattaatatttgaaatatttaatttttttattctaaaattgaaaatcaaatttttaattctctTCTATAATtgtcttttttttataataataaattatatataaaatattttaatatccaTACAACAGGGAGATAAACCACTAGTTTTAACATAAATAGCATGATTTAATTGATCAGATGTGTATTCTGGGATGCGGTTAGACTTATATTATTAAGGCTTTAAATAGATTttcaacaaaaatttaaaattcaaaaaatctcAACAAAATTCTATAACttatttgaataattaaaattttagaataaaaaataataatcgaATGTTGAAATTTCATATATACTTCATTTCAAAGTATCATCATAAACTATGGTGAAGGAAGAAACTTGAACAGAGACAGATTACATCTCCAAAAGCACtttttttgtcaaattatctttGGCTTTGTTTGTTTGATAAATGAAATATTTGAGAAGAAAGAATCCACAAGCAAGAAATTATGCAGCATTAAGACATGCTACTGCTGTGCTCCTATTTTATTTGCTTAATAGTATCGTAAGGTAATTAAATAATGGAGTTCAGGAGTTCAGCTACTAATCTTTTTTTTGGTTCATTTCGCTCGAGATTCAAACTCCAGAACTTACAGTCCAGCTGCTGACATGATTATGATTTAGTTGTTCACACGTTCTTGCTTTACTGTCTAattcatgaattttttttatccaaCGGAGTTGGTTTGACGACTGTGGACGATGAGGCATTTCTTGCTAGGGGCATGAGGAAGAGAAGGAGTTAGTTGTAAATTATCAAAAACTTAAGTGCTCTTTTTGTACTTACAACTATTAGTTGCTTAAAGGTGAAGCAAATCTGGCAGAGCCTCTGGTCTAATGGAGCCGAAATTTGCCCCTTTAAGTATAAAAGAAGCCAAAGTATATTGCTGCTAACTGATTATACAGTTCTCAAATTGCGACTCTGTTAACTGCAACCGCCTACCAGCAATCTCTTGGCAACTGCCTGGCAACTTCCTATGAAAGCCCATATctcaatctctctctctctcgctatCTCTCTGACAAGATTTTATGAGTTAGATGTTCCTTTGGAAACCTAGTCATCCCCTTCTTGTCTCCCAAATAATCTCCCTCCATCTCGTTGAAGAAAAGCAAAGGGAAGATCTCCAAGCATGTTCTCTCTGTCCTTCAACACTGCAGTTGTGTCAGGTAAGCAACCATCATATACTAACACAATCATGTTCTCCAACCAAATCTTTTGTCTTCTCCAATACTGTGGGGAGATTCATGGCGAATCAAATCTTATTgagaaatttaaataaacttCAATAAAGCTTACACTGTTACTCTTTTGATATTCTTGTTTGCCTTCCGGGATTATCCAGGTAAAGTTCTCGTCCTGTTTTGTGGTTTAGTTTCTTGTTTCCTGACATGGGTTCCTTGCTCTTTCCTGATAGGTAACATGGAGAGCCAGCATTCTACTAGACCCGGTAACGAAATTTTTCTGGCCTTgcaaaaactcaagaaaattcTGCACCAGAAAGCCATGCAATTTTCCTACGTTGAGTTGGACGCTGATTCCTCGCAAAACAATCCTTCTGTTGTCAAGAATTTGAAGAGTAATATTAACGCAAGCAGGCTTAAAGCGATAAATGAACTGAGATCGGTAGAAGAAATATCAGAGGATTTGACCTGTCCCCATGCTGcaattaaagaagaagaagacagaGGCATGCATAAGGTGATAAATGGTAGAAAACTATTAACAGATTCGAGGgcctcaaattcaaatgggGTAGCAAATTCTTCAAAAGGTAAGGTTTATAGTAATTCTCGTGAAGGCAAACAGGTTGTGCAGGATAGAGATATAGAGCAGCTGAGCAAGCGATTGAAGTTTCTTGaagaagaaaacaaaataaTGAAGCAAGAGTTTTTTGAGCAAGTggcagaaaagaaaaagttggtGAATGAGATATATAAGCAGTTCCAGACTGTATACCGTTGCCTTCAACTTGAAAATCTAATAAACGGAGAGGTAGGTTTTGATGTATCTTTACTTGTCAACCCTTTTCAGGTAATAATAATTTTCCCATACATCCTACAAGATATTAGACAATTCAGTTAATGGCCATGTAAAGATTTGATCCATACCCGAATTGGAGAAAACATACGAATTTGTGTTGGGTTTGAGAATTATTAGAGATTGTTGCCCATGGACACGAAGTAGATTAAATTTTCTACGtctattttctttctctttctcttatgCTGTCATTGACGAATGTCTGTATGTCTAGTATTATGAGTTGTCTTCAACAAAATTTGTAATCCTGATACTAAGACCTCATGCTCCTGCAATTTGCAGGGAATGTGGATATTTTTGTAGAGGCGTTATGGTTTGATAGTGAGTCTGTGGTCTTGAAACAGGAGACAGGATTGGAGACTGGCCTGCCAGAAGTAGGATGGCAAGATTCAATGCCAAGCAATTTCACCAGGGACCCAAGAGCCAATATCTTGGCATTGGAGGAAGTTCCTGAAGGAACATGGCAACAGGATCATGCTCAGAATGAATGAAAAGTGTTGGTTCTTAAACCTACACGTACAATTTGCTGTTGTGTCTTGTGTGCTCGCTGTTTTCTTGCTTGGATTTCTGAAGAACTTTAGgtataaatatgtaaatattAAACAAAATAAGTTAAGATTCCATCTTGTAAGAAAGCATTTGTAACAGACAGGAAAATCTAGTATTATTTGCAAACTACACATTAGATTTATAATCAGTAAAACAAAGATTAgatttttgtaataaaaatgGGAGAAAATGGAATGGGTTGTTCGTCATTTTCACCTTTTCAAGGATTTGGGAATCTAGAGAATTTTCTCGTTGATTGGTTTTGTACTGAGTTTTAATTGTACTTCAAATATTTTACTGGCTTTTTGAGAAAATGGCTAAACTTATGCATTGAATCAAATGCTAGCTTATTTTTGTattataagtttaaattttttaaataataatgaatTGTTTAATAATTATAGTTAAATTTCAAGAGGTAAATTCATGGAATAGTAAATTTGTTTTAAACATGAATTGAAGTAGGCTTGTGATTTATAGTCTTAAAGTAGGCCCAACTCTGAAAATtgcagaaagaaaatgagttatatatattcagaaaaaaaaattaaagaaaatgagttttcttatgtaataatttttatagttttttaatttaatcggATTAAATTAACAAATGAAGCAAACACAATCTTCCAAGCTTGGACGGACAtctaaatgaaaagaaaaatgttttgaatgttttaagtGCTAGCAATGCAATGTCACTCAACTTTCAACATctttatcataaaatatatacatatatgtatatatatgttttaaatgtttatcaAATGTAATCAATGATGTTTCATTTGATCCCCAATTTTAATAACAGAATTAGCTTATTTATGAAAaagtatttttcataaaataaaataaaaatattatttagtttctatgATATCAGAAAACTCATTAGTTGATCAttcgattttgaaaaattattaaaaagtttattaattaattttttcattagttttacccgttaagtattgtaaaaaagtttaaaatgtccttaatacagaaggactaattagtaaattttttaaaatataaagaattaatttttaaaattatagaaattaaataataaagtattaaatgaaaaattaagtagactttttaaaatatcatacacattttaatatatttttcaaaactaaatgACAACTATGGAGTTTTTACATTATAGAAGCGGATAGcagtttttcttaaaataaatccaTTATTCTTAGTAGGCACGTAAAGGGAAATTTCGTGCAAAATTAGCTAGTCAATATATGGTGAATAAGCACAATGGCAGTCGGGCCTATGCTTCAAAACAAGTCTTTTGACTTTCTATGACCCAGATGGTTTCAATTTTCTATGAAATTGCTGTGATTAAACAAAAAGTTTTTTATTGTATTGTCATGTATGGAGAACTTGCTGTATTTGTTCAGTTGATTGAATAGATTTTGCTCTTGTAGCCAAACTGATTCATTCTGTAAGTTGCAGCTAACAGATCTTGGCCACTGCAGCAGCTTGATCTTCACTAGCTTGGGCTTCCAGCCTTACAGATTCTACAAAATACGTTTAACTCTGGTTAGATATTTAGCATCTTTCCTTCATGGATATTGTACCTCAGcacattaaaattatatttgtgAATGTGTTGCtcaatttcacagtgttcttaAAACTTTGCAGATTCTACTGTCATTTAGCTCAACTATCAGTTTTGAATCTAAGCTGTTGAAATTTGTTCTTGCCTTGGCCCAATGAGGCTGGGCATTTCTGTTTTTGCCAATTGCCACCACAGAGTCAAGCATTGGCCCTTATCATGTAATGAACAGAGGCAGAAGAAACGATGAAGTGATAAGCATGAATCCACTTCTTTAAAACTAAACCATCGCTAAGCATGAATCCACTTCTTTAAAACTAAACCATCGCTAAGCATGAATCCACTTCTTTAAAACTAAACCATCGcatttgaaatattttcttaTGAGAAATCTCATCAATTCCCACAgttaaaactaaaaatcaaaatgaTGATAACTTTGATGAATCTAGCAAAACACTTCATGATACTAGCTTGCATATGGACACTGAGATTGCTTGCATATAAATTTAATGAGCCCATAATTAGAAATGCCAGTGAAATATATTAATCTTTCTGAGAATTAGCTACGATGTTATGCATTAAAATAAGCACCTGTGAGTAAAGCCATTGAAGCATAACAATGGTGGCTCGAAGAAACTTATAGCATTGACGATGAAAGAAAGGGAAATAGGGAGAAACACTTTCAACTCATTGACTTCCTCAACAACAGCCCGGTTTACCAAGAAAGCCAAAGTTACCTGAGATTGATGTACAGGGCGTTTGGTCTAGTGGTATGATTCTCGCTTTGGGTGCGAGAGGTCCCGAGTTCGATTCTCGGAACGCCCCTTTTTCTCTTTCTAACGTTTTTAATTTTCTCGAAATTGCCTCAGAATTTCTCTGTTTCATAATTGTCTGCACGTTCTCCTGATTAACAATTTTCGATTCTTCCATATTTACTATGGTTTTCCCTCTTTTTGGTAAAATTACAAGAGAACACTCATCACTGTCGCTATTGTTGTTACTGCAGAAGTGTCAAGTGTGTATGCTGGCGAATGAACGAAAGCTGTTTGACGAAATATCCAATCAGATTTTAATGAAGTGAGAGGGAGTACCGAGAATTTTGAGATTTATGAACTTGTAATTTctttattattcttaattaatttcttagtttttaGTTCAATCATGTTGTGATTTTGTTTAATATTATGGATTCCTACTATGAGATTAATTCTgcctttaattaattttgattatgcAAATGATGCCGTTAAATTttgcaaaaatatattaattatatcaaatttttactcgctgtaatttaatttttattttaatttcgttACCCTAATCTTTCATGTTGATCCTCCCTTTCCTTGAACCTTTCTTTCCTGCTTCTCCCTCTCCTTCCATCTTTCTTTCCCCGCCTCTCTACTCATTTCT
Encoded proteins:
- the LOC110626265 gene encoding uncharacterized protein LOC110626265 isoform X1, which translates into the protein MFSLSFNTAVVSGNMESQHSTRPGNEIFLALQKLKKILHQKAMQFSYVELDADSSQNNPSVVKNLKSNINASRLKAINELRSVEEISEDLTCPHAAIKEEEDRGMHKVINGRKLLTDSRASNSNGVANSSKGKVYSNSREGKQVVQDRDIEQLSKRLKFLEEENKIMKQEFFEQVAEKKKLVNEIYKQFQTVYRCLQLENLINGEETGLETGLPEVGWQDSMPSNFTRDPRANILALEEVPEGTWQQDHAQNE
- the LOC110626265 gene encoding uncharacterized protein LOC110626265 isoform X2, producing the protein MESQHSTRPGNEIFLALQKLKKILHQKAMQFSYVELDADSSQNNPSVVKNLKSNINASRLKAINELRSVEEISEDLTCPHAAIKEEEDRGMHKVINGRKLLTDSRASNSNGVANSSKGKVYSNSREGKQVVQDRDIEQLSKRLKFLEEENKIMKQEFFEQVAEKKKLVNEIYKQFQTVYRCLQLENLINGEETGLETGLPEVGWQDSMPSNFTRDPRANILALEEVPEGTWQQDHAQNE